A genomic stretch from Candidatus Poribacteria bacterium includes:
- a CDS encoding DUF262 domain-containing protein, translating into MSTFNIDRPLLSEILTDIGTGRIQLPDFQRDWIWDDYRIRSLLASVSQAFPIGAVLTLAVDGKKSLTRLVEGVKRCYCNVYA; encoded by the coding sequence ATGAGTACCTTCAATATTGATAGACCTTTACTTTCCGAGATACTCACGGATATAGGAACTGGAAGAATACAACTTCCTGACTTTCAAAGAGACTGGATATGGGATGATTACCGGATCCGAAGTCTTTTGGCAAGTGTATCTCAAGCTTTCCCTATCGGAGCAGTTCTGACACTTGCGGTTGATGGTAAAAAATCCCTTACAAGACTCGTTGAAGGGGTTAAAAGGTGCTATTGCAATGTGTATGCGTAG
- a CDS encoding alcohol dehydrogenase catalytic domain-containing protein, with amino-acid sequence MEAIQYTKSIPRYLAMRYLGKRWRSLYTSPFSCTRLVDIPEPQLPTPEWVKVRTRLSGICGSDLATITAKGSPYFSPFTSTPFVLGHEIVGEVAEIGAAVEGFSVGTRVVIEPALSCPVRGISPLCYQCRNQRFANCENITKGDISEGVQTGYCRDTGGGWSQYVLAHQSQLHHVPDAISDETAVLLEPFACALHGVLKIPSDRTATLCIIGGGTIGLLTVAALRILGHRNRIIIFAKYPHQQRLASELGADDILSPNSDRYAAFCELTGASSHQPELGQQVLLGGVDVTFDCIGSSVTIDDALRFTRAGGEVILVGMPGIPKNVDWTSIWYKQLRVTGAYTYGLETHNDEQIHTFTLGMRLLQKMEAHLRPLVSTLFPLRDYKRAIQTALNTGKTATVKTAFDLRN; translated from the coding sequence GTGGAAGCGATTCAATATACCAAAAGCATCCCGCGGTATCTGGCGATGCGCTATCTTGGGAAACGGTGGCGAAGTCTTTACACGTCCCCGTTCTCTTGCACACGCCTCGTTGATATTCCGGAGCCACAACTGCCAACGCCTGAATGGGTTAAGGTTAGAACTCGACTGAGTGGTATCTGTGGCTCCGATTTAGCGACAATCACGGCAAAAGGCAGTCCCTACTTCTCTCCGTTCACGTCAACGCCCTTTGTGCTGGGGCATGAAATCGTCGGTGAAGTCGCGGAGATAGGTGCGGCAGTGGAAGGATTCTCTGTCGGGACACGGGTAGTCATTGAACCGGCACTGTCGTGTCCAGTGAGAGGGATCTCGCCGCTGTGTTACCAATGCCGAAACCAACGCTTCGCCAACTGTGAAAACATCACAAAAGGCGACATCTCTGAAGGGGTTCAAACGGGTTATTGTCGCGATACAGGTGGCGGATGGAGTCAATATGTTCTCGCGCATCAGTCGCAACTCCATCACGTCCCTGACGCTATTTCGGACGAAACCGCGGTACTCCTCGAACCCTTTGCCTGCGCGCTACACGGTGTTCTGAAAATTCCGTCCGACAGGACAGCAACCCTCTGTATCATCGGGGGTGGCACGATCGGACTGCTCACCGTGGCGGCACTTCGGATTCTCGGACATCGAAACCGAATCATTATTTTCGCCAAATATCCGCATCAACAGCGATTGGCGAGCGAACTCGGCGCGGATGACATCCTATCACCGAATAGCGATCGGTATGCGGCGTTCTGTGAACTCACAGGCGCATCATCGCATCAACCTGAATTAGGGCAACAGGTCTTGCTGGGGGGTGTGGACGTTACCTTCGACTGTATCGGCTCGAGCGTCACAATAGACGACGCGCTCCGTTTTACCCGTGCGGGGGGTGAAGTCATCTTGGTTGGTATGCCGGGAATCCCCAAAAACGTTGACTGGACTTCGATTTGGTATAAACAGTTGCGTGTAACAGGGGCATACACCTACGGGCTTGAAACGCATAACGACGAACAGATTCATACCTTCACCCTCGGTATGCGTCTCCTTCAAAAGATGGAAGCGCATTTGCGTCCGTTGGTCAGCACGCTTTTTCCACTGCGGGATTATAAACGTGCTATCCAGACTGCTCTGAATACAGGCAAGACAGCCACAGTGAAAACCGCTTTTGACTTACGGAACTAA
- a CDS encoding Uma2 family endonuclease, with product MATTAAPTHLTPETYLELERKSITKSEYVNGEIIAMAGASFAHDFITLDTATHLNNQLMDGEGQAATGDLRVKVPRTESYFYPDIVVVCGEPQAEDNVFDTLLNPTLIVEVLSTSTETYDRDEKFTHYRQIDTLQEYILISQDSVQVVQYRRQEPEWTATEFRTLEDVVPLVSIGCELPLRHIYRRVKFDSDP from the coding sequence ATGGCAACGACAGCAGCACCGACTCACTTAACTCCTGAAACATACCTCGAATTGGAACGTAAGTCGATAACAAAGAGCGAATATGTGAACGGAGAGATAATCGCGATGGCAGGTGCCAGTTTCGCACACGATTTCATCACGTTAGATACAGCAACTCACCTGAACAACCAATTGATGGATGGAGAAGGTCAAGCCGCGACCGGTGATCTGCGTGTGAAAGTCCCGCGGACAGAATCCTACTTTTACCCTGATATTGTGGTTGTCTGCGGAGAACCCCAGGCCGAGGACAATGTCTTTGACACGCTTCTCAACCCGACGCTTATTGTAGAAGTCCTTTCAACCTCCACTGAAACGTATGACAGAGACGAGAAATTCACGCACTATCGTCAAATTGATACTTTGCAGGAGTACATTCTGATTTCACAAGACAGCGTGCAGGTGGTGCAGTATCGCCGCCAAGAACCTGAGTGGACCGCAACAGAATTTCGGACACTTGAAGATGTCGTGCCGCTTGTGTCTATAGGGTGTGAATTACCGTTGCGTCACATCTACAGACGCGTTAAATTTGATAGCGATCCTTAA
- the sat gene encoding sulfate adenylyltransferase has product MIKPHGAETLNPLYVSDDTERAKLIKEAEHLPSVLVSSGAAASAVMLASGYFTPLTGYMNIAEATSVATDMKLSNGLFWPVPVMNIVPSAQLTDAVKNADRIALRDPNVEGNPPIAVMKVSAIETLSKEQKQLLIEKTFGTTDPEHPGVPAFANVGDTVLSGPIEVLNYSYFREDFPDTFRTAVEIREDIAGRGWDTVVAFQTRNPMHRAHEGLCKIAQEAVNADGILIHMLLGKLKPGDIPAAVRDACIRTMVEHYFPENTVSITGYGFDMLYAGPREALLHAVFRQNCGASHFIVGRDHAGAGDYYGAFDAQEIFDTIPEDALEIGIFRGDFTVWSKKRNKIIMMSDYPHDADDYFEISGTKLREMLAAGQPLPPEISRPEVAEILTAYYQSEANA; this is encoded by the coding sequence ATGATTAAACCACATGGAGCTGAAACCTTAAACCCGCTTTACGTTTCGGATGATACAGAACGTGCTAAGCTAATCAAAGAAGCAGAACACCTTCCATCCGTCCTTGTTTCATCAGGTGCGGCTGCATCAGCCGTTATGCTCGCGTCAGGTTACTTTACACCGCTCACGGGATATATGAACATCGCTGAAGCAACAAGCGTCGCAACGGATATGAAACTCTCGAACGGACTCTTCTGGCCCGTCCCCGTGATGAACATCGTCCCATCGGCGCAGCTGACGGATGCCGTAAAGAACGCCGATAGAATTGCGCTACGCGATCCGAACGTCGAAGGCAATCCGCCGATTGCTGTTATGAAGGTTTCGGCAATCGAGACACTCTCAAAAGAACAGAAACAACTCCTCATTGAAAAGACCTTTGGAACGACTGACCCTGAGCACCCGGGTGTCCCGGCTTTTGCAAATGTCGGAGACACTGTTCTTTCAGGTCCGATTGAGGTACTGAACTACTCCTATTTCCGAGAAGATTTCCCGGACACCTTCCGCACAGCCGTCGAGATTCGTGAAGACATCGCTGGGCGCGGATGGGACACCGTCGTGGCTTTCCAGACACGGAATCCGATGCACCGTGCCCATGAGGGACTCTGCAAAATCGCACAAGAGGCAGTCAATGCAGATGGTATCCTGATTCACATGCTGCTCGGTAAGTTAAAGCCTGGGGACATTCCCGCTGCTGTTCGTGATGCTTGCATCCGGACGATGGTGGAACACTATTTCCCTGAAAATACCGTCTCTATCACCGGTTACGGGTTCGATATGCTCTATGCTGGACCGAGAGAGGCACTCCTCCATGCCGTTTTCCGTCAGAATTGCGGTGCGTCGCACTTCATCGTCGGACGCGACCACGCAGGCGCAGGTGACTACTACGGCGCATTCGATGCACAGGAGATTTTCGACACAATCCCTGAAGACGCACTCGAAATCGGTATCTTCCGTGGTGATTTCACCGTATGGAGCAAAAAGCGCAATAAAATCATCATGATGAGCGACTACCCGCACGATGCAGACGATTATTTCGAGATCTCTGGGACAAAATTGCGTGAGATGCTCGCCGCTGGGCAACCCCTCCCCCCCGAAATTTCACGACCCGAAGTTGCGGAGATTTTGACAGCGTATTACCAGAGCGAGGCAAATGCGTAA
- a CDS encoding BrnT family toxin — translation MEFEWDKNKAASNLSKHGVSFDEARTAFDDPLYIDFYDPDHSYDEHRYIIIGQSRQNNLLVIAYTERGNVIRLISARQATRKERETYEER, via the coding sequence ATGGAGTTTGAGTGGGATAAAAACAAAGCAGCATCTAATCTGTCAAAACATGGAGTGTCATTTGACGAAGCGCGAACTGCTTTTGATGATCCCCTTTATATTGATTTTTATGATCCAGACCATTCTTATGATGAACACAGGTATATTATCATTGGACAATCAAGGCAGAACAACCTATTAGTCATAGCATATACCGAACGTGGCAATGTAATTCGCTTAATTAGTGCCAGACAAGCAACACGCAAGGAGAGAGAAACGTATGAAGAAAGATAA